GCAAACCCATCCCATCATACACAGTTGAGATCATTTTTGGCAATGTGCGCAGGTTTTTTTTGGATGAAGCGCTTGTGACCCTGATCCTGACGCCCTAAAAAAAGAAACCCCGCGTCACCGTCAATGCGGGCGCGGGGTTGGGTTCAGGAGGCTGCAAAATTCGGCCTGGACTTAGCTGTCAGCTGACGGATTTTCCTGCTCTGCGGTAAAATCGGCTTCGACTTCCCATGTATCATCGAAACTGCTCTTTGGGGGCTCAGATTCGTCCCCGGAGGAGACTTCACGCTTAATAATAATTTGTACATCGTTGCTCAGCATCACAAATGCACTCACCGTACTAATTACCGGATGAAGCATAAACAAGCCGCCGATTCCAAGGGTGCCAAGGGTAAGGGGCGTATCAAAAAGTGTCTTTCCTTTTGCACTTCTGATAATCAGGCGGCGGGCGTTCCCTTCCGCAATCAATCTCCGCACATCAGCTATGAGATGTTCGCCATTAAGTCTGATATCTTCAAAGGCATCTGCGTTCATGGCATTTTTTTTTGAATGGATGTGTAAGGTTTAGCGTCGAATCCGCTCTTTATACGCAAATAAACAAAAGAAGGATTCTAACTTAATTTCATGCTTGCACATACATTTGGCGCCTCTACCTACGGCGTTGACGCACACATTATCGATGTTGAAGTCCATTTTCGGGGCGGAACGCCCTTTTACTCCCTTGTTGGCCTGCCTGACCGGGCTGTAACAGAGGGCAAATACCGGATTGACGCAGCTATCCGGGCTTCCCGGCTGGAAGAGCCGCGGGGCGTCATCATCATCAATCTCGCACCGGCGGACCTTCCGAAAGAGGGCAGCGCATTCGACCTGCCCATTGCCATCGGTAACCTTTTGGGTACCCGGCAAATCCGCAATGACTTTGCTGATAAAACGGT
This genomic stretch from Cyclonatronum proteinivorum harbors:
- a CDS encoding DUF4342 domain-containing protein, whose protein sequence is MNADAFEDIRLNGEHLIADVRRLIAEGNARRLIIRSAKGKTLFDTPLTLGTLGIGGLFMLHPVISTVSAFVMLSNDVQIIIKREVSSGDESEPPKSSFDDTWEVEADFTAEQENPSADS